The following are from one region of the Streptomyces tuirus genome:
- a CDS encoding helix-turn-helix transcriptional regulator produces MDRTRRMRLAKDVMDRDWADPELDLDTVAAHAGYSRYHFIRAFKEAYGETPGQYLTHRRIDRAEDLLRTANLSVTEICHLVGFSSVGTFSARFKAWTGLTPSEYRTKHVGRGTALIPGCYAMLWAGGFRTAPGAGEKRNSGEAG; encoded by the coding sequence ATGGACAGGACGCGGCGGATGCGGCTCGCCAAGGACGTAATGGACCGGGACTGGGCCGACCCCGAGCTGGACCTGGACACCGTCGCCGCGCACGCGGGGTACTCGCGCTACCACTTCATCCGTGCCTTCAAGGAGGCCTACGGCGAGACCCCCGGCCAGTACCTCACGCACCGCCGCATCGATCGCGCCGAGGACCTGCTGCGCACGGCGAACCTGTCGGTGACGGAGATCTGCCACCTGGTCGGCTTCAGCAGTGTCGGCACGTTCTCGGCCCGCTTCAAGGCCTGGACGGGACTGACCCCCAGCGAGTACCGCACGAAGCACGTGGGCCGGGGAACCGCCCTCATACCCGGCTGCTACGCCATGCTCTGGGCCGGCGGCTTCCGTACCGCGCCCGGCGCCGGCGAGAAGCGCAATTCCGGAGAAGCGGGCTGA
- a CDS encoding HAD family acid phosphatase: protein MQTRRPWLRRASVTAVSAAALVAMAAPADAATTSRASTTATAATATSPSATAADVDYGTWQQDCQAVMDQALPYLKQRIAATQPGEKQAIVFDIDNTTLETDFGFSYPQPANKPVLEAARYAQERGVALFFVTARPDIIAPFTQYNLKQAGYQVSGLYVRGFLDLFKNVADYKTAQRVDVERKGYTIIANIGNSATDLSGGHAERTFKLPDYDGQLS, encoded by the coding sequence ATGCAGACCCGACGCCCCTGGTTGCGCCGCGCATCAGTGACCGCCGTCTCGGCGGCGGCCCTCGTGGCCATGGCCGCACCGGCCGACGCCGCGACCACCAGCCGGGCTTCCACGACCGCCACAGCGGCGACCGCCACCTCCCCCTCCGCCACCGCCGCGGACGTCGACTACGGCACCTGGCAGCAGGACTGTCAGGCCGTGATGGACCAGGCCCTGCCCTATCTGAAGCAGCGGATCGCGGCCACGCAGCCCGGCGAGAAACAGGCCATCGTCTTCGACATCGACAACACGACGCTGGAGACGGACTTCGGCTTCAGCTACCCGCAACCGGCCAACAAGCCGGTCCTGGAGGCCGCCAGATACGCCCAGGAGCGCGGCGTCGCCCTGTTCTTCGTGACCGCCCGGCCGGACATCATCGCCCCGTTCACCCAGTACAACCTGAAGCAGGCCGGCTACCAGGTCTCAGGGCTCTACGTCCGCGGCTTCCTCGACCTCTTCAAGAACGTCGCCGACTACAAGACGGCCCAGCGCGTCGACGTCGAGCGCAAGGGCTACACGATCATCGCGAACATCGGCAACAGCGCCACCGACCTGTCGGGCGGCCACGCCGAGCGGACGTTCAAGCTGCCGGACTACGACGGACAGCTGTCCTAG
- a CDS encoding amino-acid N-acetyltransferase, whose product MSAKSDEATAKAITVRRARTSDVPAVRGLLDAYVRGRILLDKATVTLYEDIQEFWVAERDDNAEVVGCGALHVMWEDLAEVRTLAVKPGLKGAGVGHRVLEKLLQTARWLGVRRVFCLTFEVDFFTKHGFVEIGETPVDTDVYAELLRSYDEGVAEFLGLERVKPNTLGNSRMLLHL is encoded by the coding sequence ATGTCCGCGAAGAGCGACGAAGCCACCGCAAAAGCCATCACCGTCCGACGGGCCCGCACCAGCGACGTCCCGGCCGTACGGGGCCTCCTTGACGCCTACGTCCGCGGGCGCATCCTGCTCGACAAAGCAACGGTGACGCTTTACGAGGACATCCAGGAGTTCTGGGTCGCGGAACGGGACGACAACGCCGAGGTCGTCGGCTGCGGCGCGCTGCACGTGATGTGGGAAGACCTCGCGGAAGTCCGCACTCTCGCGGTGAAGCCCGGCTTGAAGGGCGCGGGCGTCGGACACCGGGTGCTGGAGAAGTTGCTGCAGACCGCCCGCTGGCTCGGCGTTCGCCGTGTTTTCTGTCTGACCTTCGAAGTCGACTTCTTCACCAAGCACGGCTTCGTGGAGATCGGCGAGACGCCCGTCGACACGGATGTCTACGCGGAGCTCCTGCGTTCCTATGACGAGGGTGTCGCGGAGTTCCTCGGACTCGAACGAGTGAAACCGAACACCTTGGGCAACAGCCGGATGCTTCTGCATCTGTGA
- a CDS encoding M23 family metallopeptidase, whose amino-acid sequence MSQRVTSRSSRTSQLRTRATVLAAGLGVSVALGAGVASAADTTAASGAATAVQAQAAAQAKVAKAEAVKAEKAAAAKAVAAKKAAEKKAAAKKAAAKKAKPSWVDPVKKYSLSASFAQNGGMWASKHSGQDFAVPSGTQVVAAHGGTVVKAGGNGAGDGPAYGNAVVIKHGNGTYSQYAHLSKVTVHVGQIVKTGQEIAKSGNTGNSSGPHLHFEIRTTPNYGSAVDPVKFLRAKGVKV is encoded by the coding sequence ATGTCCCAGCGCGTCACGTCCCGTTCTTCCCGTACGTCCCAGCTCCGCACCCGTGCGACCGTGCTGGCCGCCGGCCTTGGTGTCTCGGTCGCACTGGGAGCCGGGGTCGCGTCCGCCGCCGACACCACGGCCGCGTCCGGTGCCGCCACCGCCGTGCAGGCGCAGGCCGCCGCCCAGGCCAAGGTCGCCAAGGCCGAGGCCGTGAAGGCCGAGAAGGCCGCCGCCGCCAAGGCCGTCGCCGCGAAGAAGGCGGCCGAGAAGAAGGCCGCCGCCAAGAAGGCGGCTGCCAAGAAGGCCAAGCCCTCCTGGGTCGACCCGGTGAAGAAGTACAGCCTCTCCGCGAGCTTCGCCCAGAACGGCGGCATGTGGGCGAGCAAGCACAGCGGTCAGGACTTCGCCGTGCCGAGCGGCACCCAGGTCGTCGCCGCCCACGGCGGCACCGTGGTCAAGGCCGGCGGCAACGGCGCCGGCGACGGTCCCGCGTACGGCAACGCCGTCGTGATCAAGCACGGCAACGGCACGTACTCCCAGTACGCCCACCTGTCGAAGGTCACCGTGCACGTCGGCCAGATCGTCAAGACCGGCCAGGAGATCGCCAAGTCCGGCAACACCGGCAACTCGAGCGGTCCCCACCTGCACTTCGAGATCCGTACGACCCCGAACTACGGCTCGGCGGTCGACCCGGTGAAGTTCCTGCGCGCCAAGGGCGTGAAGGTCTGA
- a CDS encoding MDR family MFS transporter, with amino-acid sequence MADTTDTPAADAGGKQPKSVRVVLLALMIAMMLAMLDNMIIGTAMPTIVGELGGLEHLAWVVTAYTLATAASTPLWGKLGDLYGRKGTFMTSIVIFLVGSALSGMAQNMGELIGFRAVQGLGAGGLMVGVMAIIGDLIPPRERGKYQGMMAGVMALAMIGGPLVGGTITDNWGWRWAFYINLPLGAVALAAVGAVLHLPKQRSQARIDYLGAALLTVGITAIVLVTTWGGTEYAWSSARIMELIGIGVAALVGFVFWQTRAAEPVLPLHIFRSRNFTLMSVIGFITGFVMFGATLFLPLYQQSVQGASATNSGLLLLPMLGAMLVTSMVAGRVTTNTGKYKVFPIAGSALMIAGLYLLSTMDTGTSRLTSGVFMAVVGLGMGCLMQITMLVAQNSVEMKDMGVASSSTTLFRTLGSSFGVAIMGALFNNRVQDVMSERAGALGSKVTEQSAQLDAKSLEKLPVLIREAYQHAVSAGTHTAFLLGAVVAVIALVAAVFVKEVPLKGAGPKEEDGKPDTPAAQPPMVEAV; translated from the coding sequence ATGGCGGACACGACGGACACACCGGCGGCCGACGCCGGGGGGAAACAACCGAAGAGCGTGCGGGTGGTCCTGCTCGCGCTGATGATCGCGATGATGCTCGCGATGCTCGACAACATGATCATCGGCACCGCGATGCCGACGATCGTCGGTGAGCTGGGCGGGCTCGAGCACCTCGCGTGGGTCGTCACCGCCTACACGCTCGCGACCGCGGCCTCCACCCCGCTGTGGGGCAAGCTCGGCGACCTGTACGGCCGCAAGGGCACGTTCATGACGTCCATCGTGATCTTCCTGGTCGGTTCCGCGCTCAGCGGCATGGCCCAGAACATGGGCGAGCTGATCGGCTTCCGCGCGGTGCAGGGCCTCGGCGCCGGCGGTCTGATGGTCGGCGTCATGGCGATCATCGGCGATCTGATCCCGCCCCGCGAGCGCGGCAAGTACCAGGGCATGATGGCCGGCGTCATGGCGCTGGCGATGATCGGCGGCCCGCTGGTCGGCGGCACGATCACCGACAACTGGGGCTGGCGCTGGGCCTTCTACATCAACCTGCCGCTCGGAGCGGTGGCGCTCGCCGCCGTCGGTGCCGTGCTGCACCTGCCGAAGCAGCGCTCCCAGGCCCGGATCGACTATCTGGGCGCCGCGCTCCTGACCGTCGGCATCACCGCGATCGTGCTCGTCACCACCTGGGGCGGCACGGAGTACGCCTGGAGCTCCGCGCGGATCATGGAGCTGATCGGCATCGGGGTCGCCGCGCTGGTCGGGTTCGTGTTCTGGCAGACCAGGGCCGCCGAACCGGTGCTGCCGCTGCACATCTTCCGCAGCCGCAACTTCACGCTGATGTCGGTCATCGGCTTCATCACCGGCTTCGTGATGTTCGGCGCGACGCTCTTCCTGCCGCTGTACCAGCAGTCCGTGCAGGGTGCTTCCGCGACCAACTCCGGGCTGCTGCTCCTGCCGATGCTCGGGGCGATGCTCGTGACCTCGATGGTCGCCGGGCGGGTGACCACGAACACCGGCAAGTACAAGGTCTTCCCGATCGCCGGCAGCGCGCTGATGATCGCCGGCCTGTATCTGCTGTCCACGATGGACACCGGGACCTCCCGGCTGACCTCCGGTGTCTTCATGGCCGTGGTCGGGCTGGGCATGGGCTGCCTGATGCAGATCACCATGCTGGTCGCGCAGAACAGCGTGGAGATGAAGGACATGGGCGTCGCGTCCTCGTCGACCACCCTGTTCCGCACGCTCGGCTCCTCCTTCGGCGTCGCGATCATGGGCGCGTTGTTCAACAACCGCGTCCAGGACGTCATGAGCGAGCGGGCCGGTGCGCTGGGCTCCAAGGTGACCGAGCAGTCGGCGCAGCTCGACGCCAAGAGCCTGGAGAAGCTCCCGGTGCTGATCCGGGAGGCCTACCAGCACGCGGTCTCCGCCGGCACGCACACGGCGTTCCTGCTCGGCGCGGTGGTGGCGGTGATCGCCCTGGTGGCGGCCGTGTTCGTCAAGGAGGTCCCGCTGAAGGGAGCGGGACCCAAGGAGGAGGACGGCAAGCCGGACACCCCGGCGGCGCAGCCGCCCATGGTCGAGGCCGTCTGA
- a CDS encoding ATP-dependent Clp protease ATP-binding subunit — protein sequence MFERFTDRARRVVVLAQEEARMLNHNYIGTEHILLGLIHEGEGVAAKALESLGISLEAVRQQVEEIIGQGQQAPSGHIPFTPRAKKVLELSLREALQLGHNYIGTEHILLGLIREGEGVAAQVLVKLGADLNRVRQQVIQLLSGYQGKETATAGGPAEGTPSTSLVLDQFGRNLTQAARESKLDPVIGREKEIERVMQVLSRRTKNNPVLIGEPGVGKTAVVEGLAQAIVKGEVPETLKDKHLYTLDLGALVAGSRYRGDFEERLKKVLKEIRTRGDIILFIDELHTLVGAGAAEGAIDAASILKPMLARGELQTIGATTLDEYRKHLEKDAALERRFQPIQVAEPSLPHTIEILKGLRDRYEAHHRVSITDEALVQAATLADRYISDRFLPDKAIDLIDEAGSRMRIRRMTAPPDLREFDEKIAGVRRDKESAIDSQDFEKAASLRDKEKQLLAAKAKREKEWKAGDMDVVAEVDGELIAEVLATATGIPVFKLTEEESSRLLRMEDELHKRVIGQVDAVKALSKAIRRTRAGLKDPKRPGGSFIFAGPSGVGKTELSKALAEFLFGDEDALISLDMSEFSEKHTVSRLFGSPPGYVGYEEGGQLTEKVRRKPFSVVLFDEVEKAHPDIFNSLLQILEDGRLTDSQGRVVDFKNTVIIMTTNLGTRDISKGFNLGFAAQGDTKSNYERMKNKVSDELKQHFRPEFLNRVDDVVVFPQLSQDDILKIVDLMIGKVDERLKDRDMGIELSQSAKELLSKKGYDPVLGARPLRRTIQREIEDSLSEKILFGELRPGHIVVVDTEGEGDTKTFTFRGEEKAPLPDVPPIEQAAGGTGPNLSKDA from the coding sequence ATGTTCGAGAGGTTCACCGACCGCGCGCGGCGGGTTGTCGTCCTGGCTCAGGAAGAAGCCCGGATGCTCAACCACAACTACATCGGCACTGAGCACATCCTCCTGGGCCTGATCCACGAGGGTGAAGGTGTCGCCGCCAAGGCCCTTGAGAGCCTCGGGATTTCGCTCGAGGCGGTCCGCCAGCAGGTGGAGGAGATCATCGGCCAGGGCCAGCAGGCCCCGTCCGGCCACATCCCCTTCACCCCCCGTGCCAAGAAGGTCCTGGAGCTGTCGCTCCGCGAGGCCCTTCAGCTGGGCCACAACTACATCGGCACGGAGCACATCCTGCTCGGCCTGATCCGCGAGGGCGAGGGCGTCGCCGCCCAGGTCCTCGTCAAGCTGGGCGCAGATCTGAACCGCGTGCGGCAGCAGGTGATCCAGCTGCTCTCCGGTTACCAGGGCAAGGAGACCGCCACCGCCGGCGGTCCTGCCGAGGGCACCCCCTCCACGTCCCTGGTCCTCGACCAGTTCGGCCGGAACCTCACCCAGGCCGCTCGTGAGTCCAAGCTCGACCCGGTCATCGGGCGCGAGAAGGAGATCGAGCGGGTCATGCAGGTGCTGTCCCGCCGTACGAAGAACAACCCGGTCCTGATCGGTGAGCCCGGCGTCGGCAAGACCGCCGTCGTCGAGGGCCTCGCTCAGGCCATCGTCAAGGGCGAGGTGCCCGAGACCCTCAAGGACAAGCACCTCTACACCCTGGACCTCGGCGCGCTGGTCGCCGGCTCCCGCTACCGCGGTGACTTCGAGGAGCGCCTGAAGAAGGTGCTCAAGGAGATCCGCACCCGCGGCGACATCATCCTGTTCATCGACGAGCTCCACACGCTGGTCGGTGCGGGTGCCGCCGAGGGCGCCATCGACGCGGCTTCCATCCTGAAGCCGATGCTGGCCCGCGGTGAGCTGCAGACCATCGGTGCCACCACGCTGGACGAGTACCGCAAGCACCTGGAGAAGGACGCGGCCCTCGAGCGCCGCTTCCAGCCCATCCAGGTCGCGGAGCCGTCCCTGCCGCACACGATCGAGATCCTCAAGGGTCTCCGTGACCGGTACGAGGCCCACCACCGCGTCTCGATCACCGACGAGGCGCTGGTCCAGGCCGCCACGCTGGCCGACCGGTACATCTCGGACCGCTTCCTGCCGGACAAGGCGATCGACCTGATCGACGAGGCCGGTTCCCGGATGCGCATCCGCCGGATGACCGCGCCGCCGGACCTGCGCGAGTTCGACGAGAAGATCGCCGGCGTCCGCCGCGACAAGGAGTCCGCGATCGACTCGCAGGACTTCGAGAAGGCCGCCTCCCTGCGCGACAAGGAGAAGCAGCTCCTGGCCGCCAAGGCCAAGCGGGAGAAGGAGTGGAAGGCCGGCGACATGGACGTCGTCGCCGAGGTCGACGGCGAGCTGATCGCCGAGGTCCTCGCGACCGCCACCGGCATCCCGGTCTTCAAGCTGACCGAGGAGGAGTCCTCGCGTCTGCTGCGCATGGAGGACGAGCTCCACAAGCGGGTCATCGGCCAGGTCGACGCCGTCAAGGCGCTGTCGAAGGCGATCCGCCGTACGCGTGCCGGTCTGAAGGACCCGAAGCGTCCCGGTGGCTCGTTCATCTTCGCCGGCCCCTCCGGTGTCGGTAAGACCGAGCTGTCCAAGGCGCTCGCCGAGTTCCTCTTCGGCGACGAGGACGCGCTGATCTCCCTCGACATGTCGGAGTTCAGCGAGAAGCACACGGTCTCGCGGCTCTTCGGTTCGCCCCCCGGCTACGTGGGCTACGAGGAGGGCGGCCAGCTCACCGAGAAGGTCCGCCGCAAGCCGTTCTCCGTCGTGCTCTTCGACGAGGTCGAGAAGGCCCACCCGGACATCTTCAACTCGCTGCTGCAGATCCTGGAGGACGGTCGCCTGACCGACTCCCAGGGCCGGGTCGTGGACTTCAAGAACACGGTCATCATCATGACGACCAACCTCGGCACCCGGGACATCTCCAAGGGCTTCAACCTGGGCTTCGCGGCCCAGGGCGACACGAAGTCCAACTACGAGCGCATGAAGAACAAGGTCTCGGACGAGCTCAAGCAGCACTTCCGGCCCGAGTTCCTCAACCGCGTCGACGACGTGGTCGTCTTCCCGCAGCTCAGCCAGGACGACATCCTCAAGATCGTCGACCTGATGATCGGCAAGGTCGACGAGCGCCTGAAGGACCGGGACATGGGCATCGAGCTCTCCCAGTCCGCCAAGGAGCTGCTGTCCAAGAAGGGCTACGACCCGGTGCTGGGTGCGCGTCCGCTGCGTCGCACCATCCAGCGTGAGATCGAGGACTCGCTGTCGGAGAAGATCCTCTTCGGCGAGCTGCGCCCCGGTCACATCGTGGTCGTCGACACGGAGGGCGAGGGCGACACCAAGACCTTCACCTTCCGCGGCGAGGAGAAGGCGCCCCTCCCGGACGTCCCGCCGATCGAGCAGGCGGCCGGTGGCACGGGCCCGAACCTGAGCAAGGACGCCTGA
- a CDS encoding TetR/AcrR family transcriptional regulator translates to MGGTMDGTKQRRRGDTRRRIQDVALELFAEHGYEKTSLREIAERLEVTKAALYYHFKTKEEILVSIFEDLTQPIEDLIEWGRQQPHTLATKQEIIRRYADTLAEATPLFRFMHENQATVRDLRIGESFKARIHSLRDIIVDPDADLVDQVRCASAIFTLHAGMFLLQDMGDDPEEKNKAVLEVATDLVTQAHRGAGGS, encoded by the coding sequence ATGGGCGGCACCATGGACGGCACCAAGCAGCGGCGCCGCGGGGACACCCGCCGGCGCATCCAGGACGTGGCCCTCGAACTCTTCGCGGAGCACGGCTACGAGAAGACCTCCCTGCGCGAGATCGCCGAGCGCCTCGAGGTCACCAAGGCCGCGCTCTACTACCACTTCAAGACGAAGGAAGAGATCCTCGTCAGCATCTTCGAGGACCTCACCCAGCCGATCGAGGACCTGATCGAGTGGGGCCGGCAGCAGCCGCACACCCTCGCGACCAAGCAGGAGATCATCCGCCGCTACGCCGACACCCTGGCCGAGGCGACGCCGCTGTTCCGCTTCATGCATGAGAACCAGGCGACGGTACGGGACCTGCGGATCGGCGAGTCCTTCAAGGCCCGTATCCACAGCCTGCGCGACATCATCGTCGACCCGGACGCGGACCTGGTCGACCAGGTCCGCTGCGCCAGCGCCATCTTCACGCTGCACGCCGGCATGTTCCTGCTCCAGGACATGGGAGACGACCCCGAGGAGAAGAACAAAGCCGTCCTCGAGGTCGCCACGGACCTGGTGACCCAGGCCCACCGGGGAGCCGGGGGCTCCTAG
- a CDS encoding VOC family protein, whose protein sequence is MIKGLAISTVWVLDQDRAKEFYTEKLGLEVRTDMTMGEGGMRWLTVGSPNQPDVELTLMVPGGPAMDPESAEMLRKLVTKGALGAGVLTTDDIHGDYKKLKDRGVEFLQEPQERPYGTEALFRDDSGNWFSFTQRREGGLDMDQDWSS, encoded by the coding sequence ATGATCAAGGGTCTCGCCATCTCGACCGTCTGGGTCCTCGACCAGGACCGGGCCAAGGAGTTCTACACGGAGAAACTGGGCCTGGAGGTCCGTACGGACATGACCATGGGCGAGGGCGGCATGCGCTGGCTCACGGTCGGCTCGCCGAACCAGCCCGACGTCGAGCTGACGCTGATGGTGCCCGGCGGGCCCGCGATGGACCCCGAGTCCGCCGAAATGCTCCGCAAGCTGGTGACGAAGGGCGCGCTCGGCGCGGGCGTGCTGACCACCGACGACATCCACGGCGACTACAAGAAGCTCAAGGACCGGGGCGTGGAGTTCCTCCAGGAGCCGCAGGAGCGCCCGTACGGCACGGAGGCGTTGTTCCGCGACGACTCCGGCAACTGGTTCTCCTTCACCCAGCGCCGCGAGGGCGGCCTCGACATGGACCAGGACTGGTCCAGCTGA
- the cseC gene encoding two-component system sensor histidine kinase CseC, with product MRGHFRRLVAAGLERAGIRTGLRWKLSAAIALVGALVAIALSLVVHNAARVSMLDNARDLADERIMIAQRNFELSGRMNFPNTKINDPDLPHALRERVEAGRRATYVADRPGEVPDIWAAVPLKNGQVMSLHSGFTDRSSDILQDLDQALLIGSIAVVLGGSALGVLIGGHLSRRLRKAAVAAGQLAGGETDVRVRDAMGGVVRDETDDLASAVDAMADALRQRIEAERRVTADIAHELRTPVTGLLTAAELLPPGRPTELVLDRAKAMRTLVEDVLEVARLDGASERAELQDLMLGEFVARRVAAKDPAITVRVVHESEVTTDPRRLERVLFNLLANAARHGRPPIEVSVEGRVIRVRDHGPGFPGDLLAEGPSRFRTGSKDRAGHGHGLGLTIAAGQARVLGARLTFRNVRTPGTPEHLPAEGAVAVLWLPEHAPTNTGSYPMLPGS from the coding sequence ATGAGGGGGCACTTCCGGCGCCTGGTCGCCGCGGGCTTGGAGCGTGCGGGCATCCGTACGGGCCTCAGATGGAAGCTGAGCGCGGCCATCGCGCTGGTGGGCGCGCTGGTGGCGATCGCGCTGAGCCTCGTCGTGCACAACGCCGCCCGGGTCTCGATGCTGGACAACGCGCGTGACCTCGCCGACGAGCGGATCATGATCGCCCAGCGCAACTTCGAGCTGTCCGGGCGGATGAACTTCCCCAACACCAAGATCAACGACCCGGATCTGCCGCATGCGCTGCGGGAGCGGGTCGAGGCGGGCCGGCGGGCGACGTACGTGGCGGACCGGCCGGGCGAGGTGCCCGACATATGGGCCGCCGTGCCGCTGAAGAACGGGCAGGTGATGTCGCTGCACTCGGGCTTCACCGACCGCAGCTCGGACATCCTCCAGGACCTCGACCAGGCCCTGCTCATCGGGTCCATCGCGGTCGTCCTCGGCGGCAGCGCGCTCGGGGTGCTCATCGGCGGGCATCTGTCGCGGCGGCTGCGCAAGGCGGCCGTCGCGGCGGGCCAGCTCGCGGGCGGTGAGACGGACGTGCGGGTGCGGGACGCCATGGGCGGGGTCGTGCGGGACGAGACCGACGACCTGGCGAGCGCGGTGGACGCCATGGCGGACGCGCTGCGCCAGCGCATCGAGGCCGAGCGGCGGGTCACCGCCGACATCGCGCACGAGCTGCGCACCCCGGTGACCGGGCTGCTGACCGCGGCGGAACTGCTGCCGCCCGGGCGCCCGACCGAGCTGGTGCTGGACCGGGCGAAGGCCATGCGCACGCTGGTCGAGGACGTGCTGGAGGTGGCCCGTCTTGACGGGGCCTCCGAGCGGGCGGAGCTGCAGGACCTCATGCTGGGCGAGTTCGTCGCCCGGCGGGTGGCGGCCAAGGATCCGGCCATCACCGTGCGCGTCGTGCACGAGTCGGAGGTCACCACCGACCCGCGCCGCCTGGAGCGCGTCCTGTTCAACCTGCTGGCCAACGCGGCCCGGCACGGCAGGCCGCCCATCGAGGTCAGCGTCGAGGGCCGGGTCATCCGGGTGCGCGACCACGGCCCGGGCTTCCCCGGGGACCTGCTCGCCGAGGGGCCGAGCCGCTTCCGCACCGGCAGCAAGGACCGGGCCGGGCACGGGCACGGTCTCGGCCTGACCATCGCGGCCGGGCAGGCCCGGGTGCTGGGCGCCCGGCTGACCTTCCGCAACGTCCGCACCCCCGGGACGCCGGAGCACCTCCCGGCCGAGGGCGCGGTCGCCGTGCTGTGGCTGCCGGAGCACGCGCCGACGAACACGGGGAGCTACCCGATGCTGCCGGGGTCGTGA
- a CDS encoding SCO3374 family protein, giving the protein MFGAPQPVTPSSTPLVPLPRRPLGPSGGSGQVRRWYENELGWPTVPGDPLRLPVGVRYDVLDVPAEAGHAALRRLASGSPVALHGGRMLLLVATGSAEELPGLLEWLDWGTLSLDLLAIGAGGLIEAPSPPLPQGEGALPPARASRTAAPCEADVPPAPRGRVGSQGAAVWLRPPEPGCEVEASLPTLSALGGDGDAPDLVRLVNTVATQCHRVRLRRACAQPPAVRAQGR; this is encoded by the coding sequence ATGTTCGGCGCCCCTCAGCCCGTGACCCCGTCCTCGACCCCGCTCGTCCCACTCCCCCGCCGGCCGCTCGGCCCGTCCGGCGGGAGCGGTCAGGTCCGGCGGTGGTACGAGAACGAACTGGGGTGGCCGACGGTGCCCGGGGATCCCCTGCGGCTGCCGGTGGGGGTGCGCTACGACGTCCTGGACGTCCCGGCGGAGGCGGGGCACGCGGCCCTGCGGCGCCTGGCGTCCGGCTCTCCCGTAGCGCTGCACGGCGGCCGGATGCTGCTCCTGGTGGCGACGGGCAGCGCGGAGGAGCTCCCCGGGCTGCTGGAGTGGCTGGACTGGGGGACCCTGTCGCTGGATCTGCTGGCGATCGGCGCGGGCGGCCTCATCGAGGCGCCGTCACCCCCGCTGCCTCAAGGGGAGGGGGCGCTGCCGCCGGCACGCGCATCGCGCACCGCGGCGCCCTGCGAGGCGGATGTACCGCCTGCTCCCCGGGGCCGGGTCGGTTCCCAGGGGGCCGCCGTGTGGCTGCGGCCCCCCGAGCCGGGATGCGAGGTCGAGGCCTCGCTGCCGACGCTGTCGGCGCTGGGGGGCGATGGGGACGCCCCCGATCTGGTGCGGCTGGTGAACACGGTGGCCACACAGTGCCACCGGGTCCGGCTGCGGCGCGCGTGCGCCCAGCCACCGGCCGTGCGTGCGCAGGGTCGGTAG
- a CDS encoding histone-like nucleoid-structuring protein Lsr2 → MAQKVQVLLVDDLDGGEADETVTFALDGKTYEIDLTTANADKLRGLLEPYVKGGRRTGGRASGGRGKARAASSGSQDTAAIRAWAKENGYEVNDRGRVPATIREAYEKANG, encoded by the coding sequence GTGGCACAGAAGGTTCAGGTCCTTCTTGTCGACGACCTCGACGGTGGCGAGGCGGACGAGACCGTGACGTTCGCGCTGGACGGCAAGACGTACGAGATCGATCTCACCACTGCCAATGCGGACAAGCTCCGTGGCCTTCTCGAGCCTTACGTGAAGGGCGGTCGGCGTACCGGAGGCCGTGCTTCGGGCGGGCGCGGAAAGGCGCGCGCCGCTTCGAGCGGCAGCCAGGACACCGCGGCGATCCGCGCCTGGGCGAAGGAGAACGGTTACGAGGTCAACGACCGCGGCCGTGTTCCCGCGACCATCCGCGAGGCTTACGAGAAGGCCAACGGCTGA